From the genome of Astyanax mexicanus isolate ESR-SI-001 chromosome 3, AstMex3_surface, whole genome shotgun sequence:
AGTAAAAACAAATGtagtgattttactgtaaaattagTGAAATTATCTCAGGATCCCAAACTATAACTAGCACAATGGAAATGTTTCAGTGAAACAAAGGTTAATTGCTGTCAGTCAATATGCATGTACATTATAGCCTATACACATGTTGGAAAAAGGTAGGGATTTTGTATGGTTATGTTTAGATAATTACCTTTTACTTTGGGAGTGGCTGTAAATGATCCTGAAACACTGGACACTGAAGGGCTTGACGATGGTCTACCTGTCATTCGTGAAAGCTGCTCCTTAAGGAATTCCTTGTCAGATTGAAGATGTTTTATTGTTTCCTgaagacatttatttttttctttttcagtttcaAGATGCATCTTCATGATCTGCAAGTCTTGCAAGACGGTTGGCGATACTGAAATAGATGAATGAAACagaatttcatttttaaatattgttaaataattatatttatacatttatgtatCACATCTGTACATCATTTTGACATGCTGTACATGTCAAAGAGTAGAGTCAAGGGTTTGTTCGTTCAAGACTGCGTTTGCATTTTAGGTTAATTGGAAACAGGTATCATGATTGGATATAAACGGACATAAGGGATCATAAGCAAGGAAGGGGGAGGTTCTGACAAGTCcatttttcaaattgtgtttggAAATCAGGGACGTCCGTGTCCTTCAGGCTGAAGAGGAAAAGGAATGCCCGGATTGTTCTCAGCGCAAAGTTCAAACCCAGCATCTCTGATGGTAAGGGGGTGTGTTATTGTGTTGGTGCCCATGAAATAGATAACTTGCACATCAGTAAAGGCACCAAGCTGAAGGTACATCCAGGTTtaggagcaacatatgctgccatcCAAGCAACGTCTTTTTCAGAGATGTCCCTActtatttcagcaggacaatgtcgAGACACATTCTGCACGTGTTACAACAGCAAGGATTTATAGTAAAGGATTGTCTGTACTAGACTAaactttttttgcagtgtgttgcAGACATCAAATTTAaagtgagtgaatatttgcaaaaaacaatagtttaataatagtttattactttgaaatatcttgtctttgtagtgtattcaattaaaTATGGGTTGAAAAGGATTTGTAAATCattgtattctatttttatttatgttctataCAACGTCCCAACTTcactggaattggggttgtaaaaACATTCAGAGTAATGATATCACACAGAAGTTCAAAATAGTCATATTACATAAACTAGCATACCACAGATTTTGTCAAGGTGGGGTAATAGCCATGGATCACATTGAGCACATTTTAATGGGTCTTGTGGGAcaagcacattttgtattgcaggCTGAAAATGATCCACtatccactatatatatatatatatatacattttgttgCTTTCTGTTACATACAGTTGAATGTCCTATATTAGTTTCTATTGATAATCTGACCAAAATTACTTATAACTAATCTGTATAGTTAGGAGTCACTGCAGTCTGGAGTTGTCAtggctagttaatgttagctcaTTAATTAGGTCATTTTAACAAACACAACAATAAAACAGTCTAAAACATTAACTTTTACTACAGCTATATTACATATATAACGTTAACTATATTATTTGTAGAAAAAAACGAGTTTAGCTAATAGCTAGCCAGCAGGTAACTGTATGCTGCTAAATTAGTTGACTAGCAGCACATTGGGTAAATTAGCAAGATACCTAGCTAGTTTACCACATTATAGCTGCTTATGTTGACTGACCTACAATTAAGATTTTTAAGTTTACAGATTTTGAATCGCACCTTAAGAAAGACGGCTGTATGGCTGATTTGCTTCTGTAGCAGCAGTCTGAAAATGTCCGTTTTACTCTCAGTGCTTGAAATGAGGTCCTATAACAAAGTTGGTTTATGGCGAGCATACCCACTTCCTATCCCCgccaccactagagggagcccgcgagggagtccaaAATTAATACAAGTGAATGGAGTTAAACGGATACAAACTCAAATTTCGTGACATTTCTTGGATTTTGGAAAGTAGAATGATATATTttgataaaatagcaaaaaaataacatatatttcagtttttgtaCAGAATTTACAGGTTTTAGTTAGTAAAGGCGCTAACATTACTGCTTTTGTATGATGATGtgggtgagctgatgctggagttacagctagagcatgtttaaaacgtttaaaagctttaaaaatgtatgCCCGCAATACTAAAACATCTGATATGGTTTTGTGTTGAGAAAATTAGAAGATATTAGAGGAGAAGAAATtctcaagtgggtattctcctctctagagattctCTGCTTACAGTTCTTTGCTGCATCACATGACTACAGCTCCTCCTTTCAAGCTAAACGCGGGACGCGTTTCTGGACAGAAGCAAACTGAGGCTGTGGTAATAGTACGCAGGGTAAAATGACATTAATTCAAAGAGAAATTCTTGGATTATTAAGAGGCAGGGATAATCTTCGAAACAGATGTAAGATTGTGCGAtggatgcagaaaaaaataattctgccCAGAGCAATGAAATGCAACTCATGCAAGAAAAAAATGAAGTTACACAAACGGTTCCAAGGAGATGGATATCAGTGGTGAGATTTTGATTACTATTTActtaatagtaaaaaatatacatttgttgCAGTATGTTAACGAAtcaaatatagatgtatttaATGTAAACTCCTAATTATTTTGCCAGGTGTTGCACAAGGAATGCACATCACCATACAGACATTACGGCTTCTGTCCGGAAGGGGTCTATGTTTTTTCGCTCCCGTTTATCTCTGCGACAACACTTAGAGTTCATCTATAGGTAAGCAATTATGTattgtttgtgaaaaatatataaactttacAGTAAACTAAATGCCACCAAGacattattttactattaatgttttttaacagTAGCTATAGTAACAATATGGCTACAGACAATATTCACAATATCCAATCCTAAGATTTTCTCAGGGCctgagacagagacagatggaCCTTATTGAGGATGGGATAGCTGGCAGTAGCAGAACTCTGACCAAAATGACATCAGCTTTGAGAAAAGTAAGAACATTTTCATTATCCTAAATAGTTGTTAACCCTAATTTAAACACTTCACCAAGCAAAGTACATgacataataatgtaataataataataataattatatttttataagaaAATCTTACCTGTAATTTGTCTGTGCTCAAGGTCTGCATTTCAGCGATGACAAAACTTCGACAGCGTGGAGGGATGCGTGTTGGGGGCCCACACCACTTTGTGATGATAGATGAGAGTAAATTCTCACACAAAAGAAAGGTGCAGATGTTTGACTAACCTGGGGTGTTTTTCCCAAAACTTTGGAACATCAAAATAAAGATGAATCTTCAAGTACAAGCATTTCACTAAAACATTTGCTTCGTAAGTTACGTAGTACCTAAACTGGTTTGTAACCCAATACAATTCAGAGCCACTTGTAACTCAAGAACCCCTTTAAGTTTTTTAGGtacattttcacctaaaaaatGACAGGTGCTGAAAAAGTTCCTTAAAAATCCCAGATGTGCTTGATatgcacattttatatatatatatatatatatatatatatatatatatatatatatatatatatatatatatatatatatatattaggggtgtcacgattctcgaAATCCTTGATTccattttatttccgatttgagggtcacgattcgattcgattctcgatttaatttttttttacagcagagaggcatATGCctcattaaatttaaataatatactatttattaagatatatatgtaatgccatctagtggctttttttggtagcaacagtgtgcactattaaaacagcaacataaaataataataaaaaaggaacggtcatgtacaaaataacagaacaattaaagccttaacaaactgaactctatcctactataacaattaaacatgaaaaataagactgagaatgacaagtctttaagaaagatatattattaactttatctgagagaaagatgttttttttattcaaatgaagcaacaggtgtagtcaatcataagtttaagatttttaatcaacctcactgtgatctatagttctataaatccgtttttagtttctcctccgtggttgaaaggcagctgttctctgCCTTTCTCACACAGCTGAACGAAGGGCgtggctgcgctcatgcagcgtctctctctatttaaatgaacagGATGCACTGTGttggtgctgcgccatttgcgtagcgcgctgcgtcatttgcgtagcttagagggagggatcgtcgatcgtctttttgacttcgatgctcgagaccatgacctcatttcgatcgattcaataaaatattgagatcgtgacacccctaatatatatatattattttatatattatatgcattcttatatatatatatatatatatatatatatatatatatatatatatatatatatataagaatgcaTTCTTGCAAataatttgtttcattttaaacattaatttttaGAGTTTTTAGATTCTTACATTTTGCATCAGGTAAACTATTTTATGCGCCAGCAAACATTAAAACTATTAGCTACAGTTATGTGGTTATGTGACAATGGGAAGGCCCTTAGTACATGTAGTAATGAATActttttatagttatagtttaaCACCAGAATGGCATTGATGATAATTGTGATTTATTGATAACACAATAAGCCACCTACTGTATGGAagataagtatttgatacacaaacgattttgcaagttttcccacctacaaagaatGGAGAGATATGTCATTTTTTATTGTAGAAAACCAGAGAAATttcacattgtatgattttttaataattaatttgcattttattgcataaaataagtatttgatcatcTACCAACCAGCAAGAATTCTGTCTTTAACAGACCTGCACCCTTTTCTTTACTAAGTTTCTCCTATTCTGACTTTTTCTGGCTGTGTTTGAAGGTCCTGGAGTGTCCTACCTagacctgaacccaatagaaAATCTTCGGCAGGTGAAACTCAATGTTACCCAGCAACAGCCCTGAAACCTGAAAGATTTGGAGAAGATCTGTATTGAGGAGTGAACCAAAATCCCTTCTACAGCGTGAAGTCTAAACTTGACCTCTGTAATTGCCAGAATTCTTGCTGGTTGGTagatgataaaattattttttttgttgcaataaaatgcaaattaattatctaaaaatcatacaatgtgattttctggatttttacatttttattttttctctcactgtTGAAGTGTACCTATGATAAAAAATACAGATCTCTACattctttgtaggtgggaaaactTGCAAAAGCTGCAGTGTATCaaattattttcctcactgtatgtaAGAACCtatgttacttttattatattagagCATATGTTATTATGAAATTCATTCttcaaaatgtatataaataaacaatatatatttttcctgccATTCTAGCTGGTCAATGTTGCATATTTTAAAGAGATTTCATATGTATGATAAAATGAACCACCCTCTAATGTTCAGTAATTAAAAATGTAGGTGCACATAAAAAACTATTGACCATGtatatgttaaaataatgtattgtgtAATGCAAAGCGTTTAATTGAAGTCCataactttctttattttcttaaatgtttttacAGTACAATCGTGGACGTGTAGGTTCTACCTGGCGACGGAGCAAAAAGTGGGTACTAGGAATTCTTGAAGTGGGCGTTACCACCCGGAAGCCCATACTGAAAATCGTCTCCAAGAGGTCGAGTGCACAGATGCTACCTGTTGTGAGACACTATGTGAGAAGAGGCACCAGTATCATTACTGATGAGTGGCGAGCGTACAGAGGTCTTTCAGATCTTGGATATGACCACCATACTGTTTGCCACAAGAGACATTTTGTACATCCACTCACTAGGGCTCACACCCAGCACCTGGAGAGGGCTTGGCAAAAATTCAAGGTTGATGTGTGGCGACACAGAGCAAACCGAAACACAAAACTCCTGAAACAGTACCTGAAGATTATAGAATGGGAACACTGGCTCGCCAAGAAGCACAAATGGGGTATACTGGGAAGACTGCTCCATGACattagaaaaatgtataaaagccaTTCTTAATTAAATAGTCCAGAGGAGCATTCAGAATAGTGGATCTTAGCATCTGCAGTcattaaatgcaaaaatacataatctgtattaatatgttttaatattggcACATAGTTTGACAGTGTGTTCAaggatatttttaataatagagGCAAATATGTCCAGCTAATTTCCATCcatgtaatttaatattttggtCACGTTCGTTATGGTTTTTGCAATATAAAAATAGTACTGAAATTCAGATTTACACTTTTCTGACTCTAAATCAATTActgataaaaacagaaaatgtaaaatattaatggTTTTGGGTTATATGTTTGTAAACTCGCATCTTTTTTGTATACATCCATTAAGTAGATTTGATGTAAAATGTATGCATTGTTAATAAATGCTACCCTGTTTAAAGTACAAACTAGtaattgtgtttttctgtttagacATTAATCATTATCGTGCTGTAAGGAacatttatgaagctttataatttgttatatacctttggtaatgtggaagaactcatcactttacttaaagtctgtaaaaagtgcttatgaagctttataatttgtcATATGCCTTtgttaatgtggaataactcatcactttacttaaagtctgtaaaaagtgcttatgaagctttataatttggCATATGCCTTtgttaatgtggaataactcatcactttacttaaagtctgtgaaaagtgcttataagtgttcattagatgttatgtgcatttacagaacaattttctttatagcatatagcagttagagggaaggcatcgctgtggatcttTATAAAGCATCTCAAcgtctattaagctttatgaaacaggtctcatTAATAATGCTAAGAACAGcaaatacacatatattataatgcattataacgcttagtggtataaagctttatactgtggtgttataacgttttatgtttgagtttataaacatttatgtatagttagaaaggcttatgtcaagtgttatagagcattatgaatggtttataaagttttatgaatgcatttataatgctttatagatacctgattcatagaaagtgttacccttaTGTTTTATGTGCGCCTCTGGTACGGGACTGCCGTGAGGCCGATCGGTAACAGTGTGGAACAGAGTGAGCCGAGCACTCCTGTTGTGAACACTGGTTCTATGGATGGTGTGTTGTCTGCTGTTGATGTAGTTCAGGTAAATTGGaacaattggtcttgctttctctgATGGGATGCTGTAGATGAGGAGAATAATGATGATGTTTCAGGTGTAACTGCTAATGTGGAAGACAGTGACTTAATGATGAGTGGTGAATCTACACCACCCTACAGAAATGCTGGAGATGTGTATGAGAAGGAAGTTTATTTGCAACTTTGGGTGAATTGAGCAAACAAAAGTGTCTCTGTTGCAATGAATGTGACCCTGCAGGTGTGTTCCTATTTATCTCCTTTATTCTTCCAAACTCTGCTCTGAGAAACAGAGTTGCTTATTTAAACATGAATGGGGCTAGAGAGTGGAATAAGACAGCAGCTTTAAGTGAAtttattaaacttaaaaatatttcTGCATTATTTCTGCAAGAAACCCACAGTGTTAAGGGTAATGAGGTTGAGTGGGGTATGTGGTGGGAATAAAAGTATGCACttataagtaaattaaatttgTGTGAAGTGAAGGTTTAGGTGTGTTCATATCTAGGAGGTTGAGAATAGCCCAATTACAGGTCACAGAGTTAGAACAGGGAGGGGGTTTACTTGTACAGGAGGATAGTAGAGGGAaaggatttatgtttttttaagtttatgtATGTAATCTTGGTAGTGAACATGTATAATTGTTTCGCACGTTAAAGAGTGGTCTCCAGCAGCACTAAAAATGAGTAATGTTAATAGGAAGGGATTGGAAATGCACTGTAGGCAACTGCAACACCCCACCCCTGCCGACCTACACATTTatgaatattacaataattatatattcTCTGTTTAGATTTGTTATATGAAGTTAACACACCTTAACAGCCCACAGACACAGCTAGACATGACAAGAGTACCAGGTGCAAAAGACCACAACAATCAATGCTTCATGTTATTACAAGTACAGTCGTTCAATTAAGATCACTCAtctgtatgtctacagtacgccagtgcagccaaaacattaagtacacacaaaaactcaccagtcaggtggtctattattgtgaattagtttcacactgAAGGGCAGCCTTCTAATCCAGCATGCGCTTTACCAGACTGCTGAGagggggttagacagccatggccgcGCCCCCATAGttatctgattggttagattttcCCATGACTTTGCTATCTGActtattactacacccttcttaaaatcagcagaagggtcacgcagacacaagggggcagaagccactttaaaaagcagttttaattGGTAAATACCTCTGttagtcagataagagtcctgtagcaactgaaaaacccagactaatgctttgaattagttgctgtttttaattttagttaatttataaaatatatgcttatagtttacaataactataatatatatttcctgattaaatattgtgtaatgatttacatgcgcCTATGGTCACTCCTTCTCTGAAGGGTAAGAAGGGCCTCACGGCACACCACTGGTTCCTTGGTGTTTCTTTGATCATCATATAGCTTCATTGATATGATGAGCTTTTTTGTACGaacatttttgtctttttggGAGGTTTGAAAACAAAGAAAGTGGCCTTGTTCTCCATTCTCTAGCATTGAATATATGGATATTCCAAGTGCCTTTTCTTTGATTTGGAGAGGAAGGCAACTCATTATAACCCTATGCTGTTTCTTCAACACCAGTGTGATGCTTCCTGTCTGTGGAAAGGTTTTATTAAAGCAGCTGTTAAAATTAGATGCATTGCAGGCTGAAGCTTTGGATAGTGACATTAAACATCATGAAGTAACTGCTGCTGTTCAGCAACTCTGTGCTGGGCCGTCACCAGGCATGACTGGCTTGCCTCCTGAATTTTATAAGGTCTTTTGGAATATGACTGGTATGAATCTACTTGAAGTGTTTAAGTGGTCAGTGCACTTTGGATGGCTGGCCCTAAGTTGTAGCTGGGAGCTGAACATGTGCTCATAGGCTAATTTTACACGGAATCAGATTTCTCATGGAAAGCACACTTGGTTTGTTTGTATGGCTAGCTAAATAAAAGTTTCTATTTTAATAATCAAAAATCAAATGCTCTGTctgtttctcgctctctctctttctgtctctctctctctctctctctcacacacacacacacacacacacacacacacacacatgcacacactgattaatgcagaagtgtgtgtgtgtgtgtgttgtctctgATTATCTGAAGAATCTTAGTTTACTGTAATTAACCACTCATGCTTCCAGAGCGTGTCAGTGAGAACATGCTTTCTTTTTctccaggctctctctctctctctctctctctgtcgagTGGTCTTCTCTCGGGGGGGGCCCTTATTTTTCTAGCCTGTGCTTTCAGAGTGAGGATTCTGTTTACTGCACTCTTACAGCTGCATTTCAGTcagtatttgggtgagtaactgAGAATGTGGAACAGTATTGGGATGAAGATGAGTAAGGGTGTTAGGAAAAGTATTTAGTATTGAGTGGATTAATATTTGGAGGAATATACATGGGTGAGtggttagctaaatatttaaggAAGTATTTGGAAGAGTATTCAGGTGAGTATTTCAGTTAGTATTTGGCTAAATacactgacaaaaaatatatatatatatgcaaaactTTTGGTTTTGCTCTCTTTTGCAGAGATAAACCATCCACCAGTTACAGGTGTGGTGTGTCAAGATGCTGATTAGAGACACAGGTGTAACTTGGGCTGGCCACGATAGAAGGCCTTTTGTGTACATTAGAAAAGTCTTagatctttgagttcagctcatGAAAATCACCAAAAGTGTTGTGTTTATATATGCTATATTCTGTGTTTTGTTAAATATTTGAAACATTATCTGTGTGATAATTTGAACAGTATAAAAACATTTAGAACAGTACTTGAGTGAGTATATAAatgagtattttagtattttagagtTTATGAAAGAATATTGCGGGTGAGATACGTTGATGTTGACTTTTTTCTCAGTGAGTCTATTTCACGGCAGGGTAGTGATCCAGAGTGCCGATTAATGTCCTATAAAATGATCATAAATTATGAATACACTTATTCAGTGATGGTTGGTGTCATCTGTAATTAGTGGCGTTGTCTCGCCGCTGTAAGGAGATAAAGTGGTTAAGAGGGTTCAGATCAATGAGGGATGAAGCTGTAATTAACAGCAGGACATCACTGTGGAGATACGAGGCCGTTACGGGGGAGGGGGGGTCTTTTTACCATGGGGTATGAATGCTAATGATATGCTAACATTAAAGTCACACTCCTCCTGTCACTCTCCTCAGTTTCTgatgctgtgctgaagactttgCTTGTTATTTTGTGACAGGTTTCTTTTCATCCCTGTCTTCGGGCGTGACGGCTCCGGGCTGTCACTAGACCTTTAGTCAGAGGAACAATCAGATCCATTTTATCCCCACTT
Proteins encoded in this window:
- the LOC111196629 gene encoding uncharacterized protein LOC111196629 isoform X1 → MTLIQREILGLLRGRDNLRNRCKIVRWMQKKIILPRAMKCNSCKKKMKLHKRFQGDGYQWCCTRNAHHHTDITASVRKGSMFFRSRLSLRQHLEFIYRFSQGLRQRQMDLIEDGIAGSSRTLTKMTSALRKVCISAMTKLRQRGGMRVGGPHHFVMIDESKFSHKRKYNRGRVGSTWRRSKKWVLGILEVGVTTRKPILKIVSKRSSAQMLPVVRHYVRRGTSIITDEWRAYRGLSDLGYDHHTVCHKRHFVHPLTRAHTQHLERAWQKFKVDVWRHRANRNTKLLKQYLKIIEWEHWLAKKHKWGILGRLLHDIRKMYKSHS
- the LOC111196629 gene encoding uncharacterized protein LOC111196629 isoform X2 — translated: MTLIQREILGLLRGRDNLRNRCKIVRWMQKKIILPRAMKCNSCKKKMKLHKRFQGDGYQWCCTRNAHHHTDITASVRKGSMFFRSRLSLRQHLEFIYRFSQGLRQRQMDLIEDGIAGSSRTLTKMTSALRKVCISAMTKLRQRGGMRVGGPHHFVMIDESKFSHKRKVLECPT
- the LOC111196629 gene encoding uncharacterized protein LOC111196629 isoform X3 — its product is MDLIEDGIAGSSRTLTKMTSALRKVCISAMTKLRQRGGMRVGGPHHFVMIDESKFSHKRKYNRGRVGSTWRRSKKWVLGILEVGVTTRKPILKIVSKRSSAQMLPVVRHYVRRGTSIITDEWRAYRGLSDLGYDHHTVCHKRHFVHPLTRAHTQHLERAWQKFKVDVWRHRANRNTKLLKQYLKIIEWEHWLAKKHKWGILGRLLHDIRKMYKSHS